Genomic window (Granulicella arctica):
GTTGTTCCCAGTGAAGTTGTTGACCAGGAGTCGGTTGTTGTCGATCCAGCCAACGATGAAACCGTTCACGGTCGCGACAAGCGCACCGTTCTTGTAGATGCTGGTCTGGGAGGTCGCCGAGTAGTCGCCCGTCGAGGCGGCCACGAGGGTTCCATCGGGTGATAGGAACATGGCTTCGCTTCCTTCATAGACGCCGGAAGCTGGGTGGTCGGACCAGATGATGGGAGTACCAGCAAGCGGGGTGACTTGGCGGGTGTAATCGAAGTACAGCCCGTTATAGGTGCCTAATAGTTGACCAAGGGCAGTGCCTGAGCCAGAGAGCGTGAAATCGAAGAGAAACGGAGTGGGCGGCGTGTCGACAAATTGATAAGGAAAGCTTTTGGTAAGAGTGCCGTCGGGCAGCGAATAAATGTTGAGAGTTCGGTCGGGTTCATATTGCGACTCGACATCGCTTGCTTTAGCGGCGAGAACAGTTCCGTCGATCGAGAGGGCTAGCTTGGAGCTAGTGAAGTTAATGGTGTTGGTGATCGTTGGGGAATCGGGATTGTAGGAAAGTATCTTGCCTGAGGCAGTGGCGATCGAGACCAGCCCAGGTGCTCCCGCGATGCTTAGAGCGTTGCCGTAGCCAAAGAAGCGGGTGTTGGTTGTGACACTCGGGCCATCGAGGACGACTCCATTGTGGTTTCCAGCGACCCATTGCGTGGGAGAGGTTGCAGCAAAGGTAGTTACATAGGCAACGGGCAGCGTGGCCTGCGTGAGGACTGGGGTTGAACCGGAGAGGTCAACGATAGAGGCGGCGCCCGTTCCATAGGCCAGCAGACCGATTGTAGAACCTGAGGGAACGAGTGTGGTGATCGAGCCGAAGGGGTACGAGATGACCGGGGTGGTCGCTCCGACCGTGTAAAAGATGAGGCTCGAACTGGATGGGAAGCGCCAGAGCCAGTTACCGTACCCGTTAAGACCCTCTAACGAGTTGAGAGAGATCATGCCTTCCTGGCTCGAGAGGGAAGAGTACGTATAGACGCTATAGAGAGGCGGCGAAAACGGTGGGTTGAGGTCCAGCGTGTTGGTAATGAAATGGCTGCCATCAGTAAACCAAGTGTTGAAATTGGCAAGAAAGACTGGGCCGATGGACGAGGTTCCGTTCGGGATGGAATCAGTTTCGATCACATTGTTGCCTGCTGGCCCAAGTGCGACCTGAAGCTGTTGTGGAGCGGCAAAGGCGTTGGCTCGCGAGTAGTCGCCAGAACGGGTGAATAGCTGGTGTCCATCAGCCGTACTCCAAACAAAAAGCCCCGAAGAGTAGCCAGCAGCGACATAGCTGCCGTCGGTCGCAAGCTTCCACCAGGAGATTCGGGCGAGAGCGGGCAAACTCACGGTAGTGATGAGCTTGCCATTCGCATTGGAGCGAATCTCAACTGTATTTGCAGCGCCGATAGCCAGCGCTGCACCGGCCATATCCGCTGGATAGGGGAGTTTCGGGTTCGGCGCAATTGCATCGCCACTGGCTAGCTCGTTGGTTGCGATGTAGTCCCACAACGCCCAGTGACCACTGATGTCCTGACTGAAGAGACGGGTGGGTTGGAGACGCAGGAGGGAGATCTGATTGGCGTGACCTAGATCCACAAGGCTAAAGACGCTGAAGCTGGCCACCGCAATGCCAAGGTTTGCGGTGGTTGAGCCAACGGCGTTGCTTGCGGTGATTGTGTAATTAGTCTGCGCGCTGACGGCACCTGGGGTTCCGGAGATGGCTCCCGTCGTTGCACTCAGGCTCAGTCCATTTGGAAGTGCAGGACTGATGGTGTAGCTGGTCACGGTTCCGGTAATTGTAGGTGTATCCGTAGTGATGGCCTGGCCGACGTTTGCCGCAATGGTTGTTTGTGGATAGGCGAGACCGGTTGGGGCACCGAGGTTGACGACGATCTGCACGGTTGCTGTCGTATTGCCGGAAGCATTGGCGGCAGTGACGGTGTAGGTCGCTTGTAGGACGGCTGCGGCTGGGGTTCCGGAGATGGCTCCTGTCGACACGCTCAGGCTAAGTCCAGTCGGCAGTGCAGGACTGACGGTATAGCTGGTCACGGTTCCGGTCACGCTTGGCGTATCCGTGGCGATAGCCTGGCCGATTGTTGCAGCAATGTTTGTTTGCGGATAGATGAGGTTGGTTGGGGCGCTGAGGTTGACGACGATCTGCACGGTTGCTGTCGTATTGCCGGAAGCATTGGCGGCGGTAACGGTGTAGGTCGCTTGCGGGACGGCTGCGGCTGGGGTTCCGGAGATGGCTCCTGTCGTGGCATTCAGGCTAAGTCCTGCAGGAAGCGCAGGAGAAATGGTGTAGCTGGTCACGATTCCGGTCACGCTTGGGATGTCTGCGGCGATCGCCTGGCCTACTGCGGCCGTGATCTTAGTCTGCGGATAAGCGAGATTGGTGGGCGGGGCCACGTTCACGACAATTTGTACGGCCGCCATCGTTGAGCCTGAAAGATTCGTGGCTGTAATCGTGTAGGTCGCCTGAGCCGCGACCATGGTCGGGACGCCGGAGATTGTTCCAGTCGACGTACTGAGACTAAGTCCAGCGGGGAGCGCCGGACTGACGGTAAAGCTCGTTACGGTCCCGGTTACGGTGGGCATATCCGGCGTGATGGCCTGGCCGACTGTCGCGACGATAGCGGTTTGCGGATAGACAAGGAGTGTTGGCGCGAGTGCATTGACCACAATCTGCAAGGTGGTCGTCGTATTGCCCGAAGAGCTCATTGCAGTCACGGTGTAGGTAGCTTGTGCTGCGACCGCTGTCGGCGTTCCAGAGATTGCTCCCGTCGTGGCGTTGAGGTTGAGTCCTGCAGGAAGCGCTGGACTAATGGTATAGCTCGTTACAGTTCCGGTGACAGAAGGAGTATCTGCAGCGATCTCCTGGCCTACCATCGCGGTGATGGTACTTTGCGGATAAACCAGATTTGTCGGCGGAGCCGGGTTTGAGGGGTTTGAGGGATGCGAGCCGCAACCTACTATCGCGAGCAGCAGACAGGCTAAGGTGAGCAGAAACGTGGTTATAAGCTGTGCTCGATAAGACAACTGCCTCTCTACAAGCACAACAGAGTTGATTGCCACAACAACCACCCTATCTAGGTACAGTGGAACTCTACCACCTGTCAGTGTAGACCGTCGACGAACAATTGTAGAGCGCTTTGAACCTTTTGCTTCTTCAGCCGACAGACTGGCTGATTTCCCACGAGATTGTCAACGAATATAAGAACGAGAAGGTTCTGTAAATCATCGAGTTCCGGGCAGCAACCGCAACGAAGAGACAAAAAAGAACGGGAGTTCACGATCCCGGGCCTCGGCAAGCTCGTAAGAGCTCAGCATGCTGCGCGTCTCGGTCGCAATCTTCAGACCGGCGAATCGATCAAGACCAAGGCAAAGACGACAGTGAAGTCCGCGTCGCGGAGGCAGCCAAGGATGCTTAAATAGCATTGCGATTGACGATGCGGGTTGGATGGTTCCAGACTTCGGGCCCCAGCCCTAAAACCGTTGCCGCTCGAGTGCTGGCCGAGGTGACGCGGCAGGTCGAGCATCCGGATCGAGAGTTCTAGATACTTTGCAATGCGGGGATGATGGCGATCGAAACCGGCGTTCTTGAACTGCTCCTCTATCGTGTCGGTCGGTCCCTTCCCCTCCCAGGAGCCGACGGGAGCTTCGTGGTCTCGGCATCGAAGCCGAGCGCCTTCCCTCGCTGCGCGGCCTACTGGCAACCTAGCTTTGCCGGCGCGACAGTCACCGTTCTCAGCCCGTATGGGGGAGGCTCCTCAACCGGTGGCCGCCTTCCATTCAAGGCGCGGGCGGCAACGATGTCACGCTCTGGATCAAGGCTCCTCGACCGCATGGAGGGCAGCATCACTCGCCGGCTCGCCGACTACCGCTTGGTTCATGGCGTGCTTTCACCCATCCTCGAGATGAAACTGGTCGGAGACAACGAACTCACGGTCATCTACACGAGCCGCGGCCTGCTCCTGCATCTTGATAGGGCCGCATTCATTGTTCCATTTCTCAAGGATTACACGCTGCCTGCAGGCGGGGTTACGATGGTCGCCGAGGGCTGATTGATCTCTCAATCGAAGATCAACGGCAAAGGACCTTTAGTGACTGAAACTTTGCCGATCAAAGGATCCAGCATTCGCCTCACCGCGGGGTCTAAGCTGATTTCTTGGGTTGGCGGTCACACTTCTTCCCAGATTCTCTTAGGCTTGTCCAACGTGCCTTCTGCTTGTTGTACGGATCACTTTCTGCTTACCAGATCGTGACCGCGAGTATCTTGGCGGAGCCTGCCATTCCGTTGACTACATCCGTGCTCAGCACCACTTCGAAGTCGTGATCCTTGAAGCGAGGGCCAAGCCGTCGCCGCAACTCTTCGACTTGATTGCTGTCGGAGATGAACTCTCCGGCCGCCGCGGTCCCGCTCATGCCGATGCCTGCTACGACCATCTCGGGTTGACCTGTTTGTTGATTGTGGAGCCGCGCGATGATTGCGTAGTCATTTGTGACCGCACCATAAGGCTGCTTGAGATCCAACGACCACTCCTTCGCGGCTGGATTCAGCTGATCTGAGATCCAATATCGCTCCCGATCACTGCCGGTAAAGCGAAAGCGGAGTGGAGTAAGCGCACGCATCGTCCACTGATTATCCAGCCCGCCAATCAGGATCGTAGGCCCGTCGCGCAGATCTTCAAGGCTTGTAGCCACATTGAGTCGTACTCTGTAACTGCGATGATGGAGGGTAAGTAGATCCGCAATCTTCAGCGTGGCCAGTACATCGGAATAGACGACGTTCTCATCAAGCGACTCGTGTACAAGGAAGGTAGAACCTCTACCCACTGCTGAGTCGAAGTTACGGATGGTAGAGCTGGTATTGCCCACCTCGGACGCTGAGGCAGGTCCTGGCCGCTTGCCAACGTCGGTAGGAATACAGAAGAGAATTGGCTGCCTAGAGCCAAGTATTGGTGCCCAGAGCTCCTCCAGAGCGGAGGGTTGGAGAAAGTGCACGTAGCCAAACAATCCGATGGCAGAAATAATCACTGTCACAAACGAGATGACCTGCCAACCGAAGATCCTTCGCCTCTCAGAATCGGCGGGCGCGGCAGAGATCAAGGCAGAGGCGGGTGAAGATGGTATTGGGTCTTCCAGAGCCTCGAAAACTTTCTTCGGTTCCCGGGTGCGAAACTCCGGAGCGTATCGCCCAGGTAGCAGTTCGATTCGCATCTCGGCGTCGTGCTCTTCATCATGGTAGTACTGCGCGATCCGTTTCCGTACCTCCGCGATGGTAACGCGAACGATGGGGTCGGTCGCGGTGTCGTAGTCAGGTGGGCGATCAAATACACGTACACCGAGTAGACGCTCCTTGAGGTATTCGCCACGGCCCTCAAGTGTCTCTTCCACAATGAAACGTAGAAGAGCAGGGTACCTTCGACTGTTCTTGAAGTGGTGAGTCTCAAGCAGACGGTGAAGCTGCAGACGTACGCGATCGCGCTCCTCTTCGCTCATAGGTGCGGCGACGGACGTCGGTTCGTGTGTGGTGTACATGATGCGAGCCTTTCAAGCTGACTCAGCATAAGCCTGTCCCTGATGATCTGACAAGCTGTAACTCTTTACCTTCTTTACCTACGCCAAAATGTTGAAGATATGGCCTATATCAGTCTTTACCTAACGGGTTCATACCAGAATGTACCTGTTGCTTATGCGGGCCGGCGCGTAGAGTGCAGTGACGAAACGAAACGTTCGCGGATGAGGCGCAGAAGTTCGTTTGCCCTCGCCTGTCCTTTGTTCTCGCTCGATAAACCCTGCAACACAGGAATGAACTACCTATGATTAAATCGATACGAAAGACAGACTCACCTTGCACTGGCCAGTGCGTAGAGACCTACTCCAGACGAGCATTGCGTTGGTTCTTACTCGCAGCAATCCTCATCTTTGCCCATTCTTTCGCATTTGGACAACTCACAACGGCTGACATTGTCGGAACGGTTACGGACGCAACAGGCGCTGTTATCCCTGGAGCCAAGGTGACTGTACTCAACCTTGACACTCATGATCAGAGAAATGCCACTGCCAACGCAACCGGTGAGTACCAGTTCACCCTTCTTCCTGTGGGACGGTACACCGTCACAGTTGTGGTAGAAGGCTTTAAAACCTCAGCGACGTCAACCCTGCCCGTCGAGGCCGGCGACCGCGCCCGGGCCGATATCCACATGGAGACCGGCGGCTCATCAGAAACTGTGACCGTTGAAGCGCAGACCCCCCTACTGCAGGCTGATAACGCCGTCGTCAGTTCTACTGTGACAGCGAAGGCTGTGCAAGACCTTCCGCTTAATGGGCGAAACTTCGTGCAGTTGGTTCAGCTCGTGCCCGGGGCAAATGAAGGACCAGGCAATGGTCTGACCAGTGGTGGCCGTCCGGACGACCGTCGCAATACTAGTGGCTTCTCTGTCAACGGGCAGGATGACACCCTGAACAACTATGTGATCGACGGTATCGACGACAACGAGCGTGTGATCGGCACCATCGGCGTCAAGCCAAATGTCGAAGGAATCCAGGAGATCACCGTTCAGACGAATAGCTATTCTGCTGAGGCAGGCCGTACGGCGGGCGGAGTGGTCAACATCGTGACGCGCTCCGGTACCAACCAGTTTCATGGCACGGCTTACGAATTCTTCCGTAATGACATCTTCGATGCCCGGAACGTCTTCCAGACAACAGGAAGCAAGCCCGAACTGCGGCAGAATCAGTTTGGAGCCAGCGTTGGAGGTCCAGTATTCAAAGATCGCACCTTTTTCTTCGGAGACTATGAAGGGTATCGCCAGGTAGCCGGTGTCACGTACAACAGCACGGTGCCGACGATCGACGAGTACAACAACATTCATAGCATCGGTGGGGGTTCGCCATCTGCCCTGGTCGCCGCTGGAAAAGGTACGCAGGGAAGGGTTATTGATCCTATCGCGTTGAACTATCTGCTGCTGTTCCCCGCGCCAACGTCTGCGGGTCTGGCAAACAACTACACCGTCAGCCCTAATCGTACTCAGTACAGCAATATCTTCGACGCTCGGGTCGACCACAAGTTCAGTGCAAAGAATATGTTCTTCGGCCGGTACTCCTACAACAAGGTTGATACCAACACGCCTCAAGCGCTCGGGAACGCCAACGGACTTGACATCAGCGGAGGGCGGTATATTTTTGCGGGTCCTGCGACCAGTACGGCACAGCAGTATGCGTTTGGCCTCACACACATCATCAATCAGAACCTCGTGGTTGATCTGCGAGCAGCCTTCACGCGAGTCAACAACCTATCGCTTCCGCTGAACTACGGTTCGAATCCTGACACAAAGCTGGGTTTCGGATCAAATATGAACTTCAACGCCCTTTCCTCCTTCTTGACACCCATCCAGTTCGGACCATTCAGCGACATCGGAGATGGCGCCTACGTTCCGCTACAGGATATTGACAACACGTTTCAATACGCAGGAAGTGTGAGCTATACGAAGGGCGCCCACAATATAAAGGCTGGTGGAAGCTTCATACGTCGCCAAGCGCGCAACATACAGAGTGCCTTCGCTGCTGGTCAGTATACCTTTGGCCTACCAAGCGATAACGTCTCGGGCAACCTGAAACAGACGCAGGACAATAATCTTGCCTCCTCGCTCGTGGGAGCTTTCTCTGCCGCAAGCCGCAACTACAACTTGAACCCACCGGATTACCGAAGTTATGAACCGAGTGGCTTCGTTCAAGACAGCTGGAAGATCACGCCGAACTTTACCCTAATCTTCGGCATCCGCTACGACGTTTTCACCCCGTTCACAGAAGCACATAATCACATTTCGAATTTTGACTTCCTGCAAGCTTCGGGATCTACGGCTGCAACGATCGCCTCTTCTCTCAAGGTGGCGGGGGCCAACGGCGTCGATGGACACGCAGGAATTCAGACAGACTACTCCAATCTCGCTCCGCGGCTTGGCTTCTCCACCTCGATTACGCCGACCACGGTGGTTCGTGGAGGGTATGGACTAAGCTTCTTCCCAGGCAATTACACATCGAACGCCGACCTTAAGAACGCGCCGTTTGTCTCCGTCTACTCACCCAACTGCCAGTCGAGTGCGGCCGTGCAGATCGAGGCAAGTCAGGGCATAACCACTGGCCAGAATCCGGACTGCGCGAGCATCGCCGGCGCTAGTACCACCTTTGACCAAGGACTTCCGCTTCCTGCTCCACAGACAATTAGTAGTCCCGCACTTTCCTTTGTTGCGGAGAATCCACACTTTCGATCTGCACTGATTCAGCAGTTCAACCTGCAAGTGGAGAAGCAGTTTGGAGCGAACGTCGTCACCATCGGCTATGTAGGAAACATAGGCCAACATCTGCCAGAGACAATCAACGATATTAATGTACCGAAGCCTTTTGATCCGGCTACAGGCTCTTCTGCTCGCCCACTCTCGTCAACGCTGGGCAATTTGGGCCAAGTCGGATGGCTTCAGAGTGAGGGAGTTTCGAACTATCATGCTCTACAAACGTCGATCCAGCGCCGCTTCACGAAGGGGCTTGCGTTCGACGCAAACTACACCTTTGCCAAGGCTTTAAGCGACATCACGGGCTTCTCCGAGGAGGGCCAGCAGGGATGGAGTAACGCTGACCCAACACGGATTGGTCAGATTGAATATGGCATCGCCGAAAACAATATCAAGAGCCGCTTCGCTTTATCTCTGAACTACGAGTTTCAATACGGCAAAGGATTTACCGGCATCAAGAAGCAGGTCCTTGCCGGCTGGCAGATCAACACGATTGCGGTCTGGCAGAGTGGCAAGCCTTTCTCCATCGTAAATGGAGGTAGTGGTATCGATGGTATCTATACCAACAGGGCTACACCTGTGAACAACGGTGGAAGCGATAGGCCAAATCAAATCAGTAATCCCCGTCTCTCCCATAAGACAAGCACGCAGTTCTTCAATACGGCTGCCTTCGCCCCTCAACCCCTTGGAACAATCGGCACCTCGCAGCGTAACTCGCTCTCAGGTCCAACCTTCCGCCACGTCGACCTATCGCTCTTCAAGGACTTTCCCATCATGGAACGTGCTACGGTCCAGTTCCGTGCAGAGTGCTTCGACATATCCAACACGCCAAACTTTTACATCAACAACAATGGTGGCAACAGCAGCACACAATTGGGCAATGCGGCTTTCGGTACGGTCGCGCAGGTCGATCCGAACTACGTTCCCCGTCAGTATCAATTCGCAGTCAAGCTTCGCTTCTAAGCTCGACTGCAAAACTGACGATCCGTTGTCCTGAATGTAATCAGGACAACGGATCGGAACGAATAAACTACACAAGACTTCTCGTAAACAGTAGTGCTACAAATACTCTAGTACAGGATCAAGCGGGCAATCAGACCGTCCACAAGTTCACCATCGCGAATGGCTTGTTCGAAGAAACAACGCCAAGTGTTCCAGACCGATGCTGCAGGAAGAGCAACCTCTACGACTGAATGGGAAAGGGAACCACAAATTACACCTAAGAACAATGTCTGATGCTACGAAAAGGCAGAAAAAGCGCACCTATGGGGTGCGTATCTGGGGTTCTGGCCGTGCCGGAACTTCGATCGGGCAAACCAATGCACTCCCTACTGTGCAGTGTCTTACCACCACATCAGCCAAGGGCTGTAGTAGCAACGCGGGGGCGTGAGATAGCTCTTCCTCGCTACGCTGACATGTTAGCCAGTTACCGCGAAGGCGGACTACGGAAGATCACCTGTAAGGAATTGAGCGCTGCCATTTCCAAAGCTCCAATCGGCATCCCCATTCTCAATAAGGCAAATGACCACATCGCTCGGAGCGATGCCACAGGACGTCGCTAGGTGCTCCGTGAGTGCTCTGTAAAGCTTCACTTTGAGAGCTTCATCACGCTTCTTGCTGAAGATCGTAAAGATCACTACGTCGTCAGTTCTATCGATGTTCAAGCCTGTATCTTGAACGACAAGATGCCCCTTGGCATGCGCTTTGTAGATCTGGTAGCGATCTCTCTCGGGTACACCCAATGCGAGCACGACAGCGCGATGAGCTGCCTCTAAGAGCGCTTGAACCTCTTCTTCCCGGCGTCCTTCAATCACGTCAATCCGTACGAGTGGCATGTTCTTCTCCTTCGTCTAAGGTCCGTGGCCGGAGTGGGGCCGGTTCGACTCGTCCCTTGCTGTGGGGTCATACTTCAAATTGCAGATAGATCATGAGGCATCCCACCACAAGAGCAGGGATCGCTACTGTAAGAGACAGAATCAAATTGAAGATTGCAATGACGTGATTCTCCCAAAAAGCTTTCTCCTCAGCATTTACTAACTCCTGTTTCGTCCAAACTTGACTCTTCATTCCAGCTCCATTAATTCTCTCTGCCGAAGCGTTCGAGAGCAAGTGAGTCCCTATGGACTTCGTGTGCAGACAGCGTCGGCGTTATGTTCATCAATGTTTAGCTATTTGTCCCAGGCGGGCGAGAAGTCGAAACTGTTGAATCGGCCGTCACCCTGAAGCGTATGGATCTTGGCCATGTCTTCCTCAGTCAGCTGAAAGTCGAAGATTTCGAAGTTGGACCTAAGGTTCTTTTCGCTCGAAGCCTTTGGGATCGCGGCGACGTTGGTCTGTTGCACAAGCCAGCGGAGCGCTACCTGAGACGCTGTTTTCTTGTATTTATAGCCGATCTCCTCAAGGATCGGCTGCTCCTTGAGTCTCCCCTGCGCGAGAGGACTATAGGCGGTGATAGCGATATGATGAGGCACCGCAAAACCGAACACGGCCTTCTGCGATAGAAGAACGTGATATTCAATCTGGTTCGTGGCGATCGGGGCTTCGCTGAGTTGGACCGCCTCTTCCATCAGGGCAACAGTGAAGTTGCTGACACCGATGGCTTTAGCCTTACCCTTCTTCGCAACATTGTTGATGGCTTCGATGGTCTCAGCCAGATCCACTTTAGGATTCGGCCAGTGCAGCAAAAGCAGATCAACGTAGTCAGTCTGAAGCTTAGCGAGCGATTCGTCTACCGATCTTTCAAGATCTTCTTTGTGAAACTTGTCGGTCCAGACTTTAGTGGTCAGAAAGATTTCATGACGTGAGACCTCCGACTCGGCGATGGCGGTTCCAACAGCTTCCTCATTGCCGTAGATCTGTGCTGTATCAATATGGCGATAGCCGACTTTCAAGGCGGAGTGAATTGCCTGAATGCCTGCCTTGCCTTTGAGGAGATAGGTTCCCATGCCGAGGGACGGCATCTTGCTTCCGCTACTGAGAATTACGTCGATCATAGAGTCCTCATTCCTAAAGTTAAGAGTGTCCCTGAGATTCATAGTGCTTCCTAAGCGAGACGTCCGCCGCCATCCACATGATGAACGGTGCCTGTCGTAAAGCCGTTGACCAAGAGCATGATTGCGGCCTGTGCCAGGTCCTCTGGCTTCCCAACGCGCTTCACAGGTAGAGAAGCGGCGATCGTCGCAAATGTCGAGCTACGGTCCTTTTCAGGGATGAAGTTCCATCCGTTCGTGTCGGTTACCCCGGGGGAGATGACATTCACACGAATCGGCGCAAGCTCAACCGCCAAGGCTCGGCCTAGTCCCTCGAGGCCGGCATTTACGGCCGCTACGACAGCAGTTCCTGTACCAGGTTTCGACGCAGCAAGGCCAGAAAAGAAGAGAATGGAGCCGCCAGGATCAAGGCTCGCCGCGCCATGCCTTGCCACGAGGATAGGTCCCAGAAACTTGGAGGCGATCATGGAGTCGATCGCGCTACGAGGAAGAGTGGCGAGGGGTCCATAGGTAAGAGAAGCAGCAGTCGTGACAATGTGATCGAGCTTCCCTAAATTCTTAAACGCTTCGACTACACTTGCTTCATCCCCGACGTCGATTGCGATACCCTCGCACGTGCCTCCAATCTTTACTTTGGCGAGGT
Coding sequences:
- a CDS encoding SDR family oxidoreductase, which translates into the protein MTLQGQKILIIGGTSGIGLAIAQAAMAEGGQVVIAGRTIDQVNLAKVKIGGTCEGIAIDVGDEASVVEAFKNLGKLDHIVTTAASLTYGPLATLPRSAIDSMIASKFLGPILVARHGAASLDPGGSILFFSGLAASKPGTGTAVVAAVNAGLEGLGRALAVELAPIRVNVISPGVTDTNGWNFIPEKDRSSTFATIAASLPVKRVGKPEDLAQAAIMLLVNGFTTGTVHHVDGGGRLA
- a CDS encoding tautomerase family protein, whose amino-acid sequence is MPLVRIDVIEGRREEEVQALLEAAHRAVVLALGVPERDRYQIYKAHAKGHLVVQDTGLNIDRTDDVVIFTIFSKKRDEALKVKLYRALTEHLATSCGIAPSDVVICLIENGDADWSFGNGSAQFLTGDLP
- a CDS encoding aldo/keto reductase; this encodes MIDVILSSGSKMPSLGMGTYLLKGKAGIQAIHSALKVGYRHIDTAQIYGNEEAVGTAIAESEVSRHEIFLTTKVWTDKFHKEDLERSVDESLAKLQTDYVDLLLLHWPNPKVDLAETIEAINNVAKKGKAKAIGVSNFTVALMEEAVQLSEAPIATNQIEYHVLLSQKAVFGFAVPHHIAITAYSPLAQGRLKEQPILEEIGYKYKKTASQVALRWLVQQTNVAAIPKASSEKNLRSNFEIFDFQLTEEDMAKIHTLQGDGRFNSFDFSPAWDK
- a CDS encoding Ig domain-containing protein — encoded protein: MSYRAQLITTFLLTLACLLLAIVGCGSHPSNPSNPAPPTNLVYPQSTITAMVGQEIAADTPSVTGTVTSYTISPALPAGLNLNATTGAISGTPTAVAAQATYTVTAMSSSGNTTTTLQIVVNALAPTLLVYPQTAIVATVGQAITPDMPTVTGTVTSFTVSPALPAGLSLSTSTGTISGVPTMVAAQATYTITATNLSGSTMAAVQIVVNVAPPTNLAYPQTKITAAVGQAIAADIPSVTGIVTSYTISPALPAGLSLNATTGAISGTPAAAVPQATYTVTAANASGNTTATVQIVVNLSAPTNLIYPQTNIAATIGQAIATDTPSVTGTVTSYTVSPALPTGLSLSVSTGAISGTPAAAVLQATYTVTAANASGNTTATVQIVVNLGAPTGLAYPQTTIAANVGQAITTDTPTITGTVTSYTISPALPNGLSLSATTGAISGTPGAVSAQTNYTITASNAVGSTTANLGIAVASFSVFSLVDLGHANQISLLRLQPTRLFSQDISGHWALWDYIATNELASGDAIAPNPKLPYPADMAGAALAIGAANTVEIRSNANGKLITTVSLPALARISWWKLATDGSYVAAGYSSGLFVWSTADGHQLFTRSGDYSRANAFAAPQQLQVALGPAGNNVIETDSIPNGTSSIGPVFLANFNTWFTDGSHFITNTLDLNPPFSPPLYSVYTYSSLSSQEGMISLNSLEGLNGYGNWLWRFPSSSSLIFYTVGATTPVISYPFGSITTLVPSGSTIGLLAYGTGAASIVDLSGSTPVLTQATLPVAYVTTFAATSPTQWVAGNHNGVVLDGPSVTTNTRFFGYGNALSIAGAPGLVSIATASGKILSYNPDSPTITNTINFTSSKLALSIDGTVLAAKASDVESQYEPDRTLNIYSLPDGTLTKSFPYQFVDTPPTPFLFDFTLSGSGTALGQLLGTYNGLYFDYTRQVTPLAGTPIIWSDHPASGVYEGSEAMFLSPDGTLVAASTGDYSATSQTSIYKNGALVATVNGFIVGWIDNNRLLVNNFTGNNGNGTLASTGAAIFDATGNQLANLPTLPQLAPPQNSGYLGGFQTVSPNEIYSPVTYSIYSLSTGALVWTEPLLLGKTTVLLNQGVSTIAGNYLVFNSGSRILVDIP
- a CDS encoding TonB-dependent receptor — translated: MRWFLLAAILIFAHSFAFGQLTTADIVGTVTDATGAVIPGAKVTVLNLDTHDQRNATANATGEYQFTLLPVGRYTVTVVVEGFKTSATSTLPVEAGDRARADIHMETGGSSETVTVEAQTPLLQADNAVVSSTVTAKAVQDLPLNGRNFVQLVQLVPGANEGPGNGLTSGGRPDDRRNTSGFSVNGQDDTLNNYVIDGIDDNERVIGTIGVKPNVEGIQEITVQTNSYSAEAGRTAGGVVNIVTRSGTNQFHGTAYEFFRNDIFDARNVFQTTGSKPELRQNQFGASVGGPVFKDRTFFFGDYEGYRQVAGVTYNSTVPTIDEYNNIHSIGGGSPSALVAAGKGTQGRVIDPIALNYLLLFPAPTSAGLANNYTVSPNRTQYSNIFDARVDHKFSAKNMFFGRYSYNKVDTNTPQALGNANGLDISGGRYIFAGPATSTAQQYAFGLTHIINQNLVVDLRAAFTRVNNLSLPLNYGSNPDTKLGFGSNMNFNALSSFLTPIQFGPFSDIGDGAYVPLQDIDNTFQYAGSVSYTKGAHNIKAGGSFIRRQARNIQSAFAAGQYTFGLPSDNVSGNLKQTQDNNLASSLVGAFSAASRNYNLNPPDYRSYEPSGFVQDSWKITPNFTLIFGIRYDVFTPFTEAHNHISNFDFLQASGSTAATIASSLKVAGANGVDGHAGIQTDYSNLAPRLGFSTSITPTTVVRGGYGLSFFPGNYTSNADLKNAPFVSVYSPNCQSSAAVQIEASQGITTGQNPDCASIAGASTTFDQGLPLPAPQTISSPALSFVAENPHFRSALIQQFNLQVEKQFGANVVTIGYVGNIGQHLPETINDINVPKPFDPATGSSARPLSSTLGNLGQVGWLQSEGVSNYHALQTSIQRRFTKGLAFDANYTFAKALSDITGFSEEGQQGWSNADPTRIGQIEYGIAENNIKSRFALSLNYEFQYGKGFTGIKKQVLAGWQINTIAVWQSGKPFSIVNGGSGIDGIYTNRATPVNNGGSDRPNQISNPRLSHKTSTQFFNTAAFAPQPLGTIGTSQRNSLSGPTFRHVDLSLFKDFPIMERATVQFRAECFDISNTPNFYINNNGGNSSTQLGNAAFGTVAQVDPNYVPRQYQFAVKLRF
- a CDS encoding HU family DNA-binding protein, whose product is MSTNIRTRRFCKSSSSGQQPQRRDKKEREFTIPGLGKLVRAQHAARLGRNLQTGESIKTKAKTTVKSASRRQPRMLK